The following is a genomic window from Sphingorhabdus sp. Alg231-15.
GTGAGACTAGATTCCTCGCCGGAGAGATTTTCAATCCAGTTAAGAGCGGCTTGCACTGCCGAGAGGAGAAACGACGCGATAAAAAAGCGTTCAAACCATAGGATCGATTTCGGGCGTCGAGTTATCATGCCGGCAGAAAGGTTGACCTCGGATGGTTCATCTCACTCAAAGGTTTTTTCCAGATCAACCACTTTTTCACCCGCAAACCATTTTTTTGCGTCGGGCCGGAACAGCATATAAACAGCGGCACCTTGGAGGAGGATGCTGAGTAGAGATGTCACGATAGCCGGTCCGCTCAGCTGACCGAGTGAGAAAGGTACGCTAGCCAAACCGATGACAAAGAAAAACACGATGAACCATTTGGCCACTGCGGCGCCCCTACGCGCCGCGAAAAACCAGAGCAAAAGCGAAATCGCCAGACCGAAGACAATGGATCCAATCAACACGCCAGTCCCCATCGCACCAATAGCGGGGTCCGTCTGCACCAGCTCCACCGCTTTGCTCCAGTTGACAACATTGCCGACCAGGCCAATGGCCAGCGCCCCCAGATAAAAGCGTTCAAATTGAATGATAGAATTTGGCCGCATGCTTGCCTCCCTCAAAAACTTATACCCAAGCTAACTCAGACCTGCGCGAAGTCCAAGCCGATATCTGCCGCGGGGGCCGATTGTGTCAAGCGGCCAACGGAGATGAAATCGACGCCGGTATCAGCCTTGTCGAAAATCGTTTCCAGCGTCACGCCGCCGGATGCTTCGGTCACCACACGTCCGCCGATCAGGGTCACGGCCCCGCGCAAGGTGGCCGGGTCCATATTGTCGAGCAACAAATGCGTCGCCCCTGCTGCCAGTGCGGGTTCGATCTGATCAACCCGGTCGACTTCGACGATAATCCGTTCGATATCCGCATCAACCGCGCGCTTCACCGCTTCGCTGATATCACCGGCGACCGCCACGTGATTATCCTTGATCATCGCGGCATCCCACAGTCCCATACGGTGGTTTTGCGCGCCGCCCATACGGGTAGCGTATTTTTCCAGCACGCGCAGGCCCGGGATCGTCTTGCGTGTATCGAGCAGGGTACAACCCGTGCCAACAATCCTGCGCACATATTCATTGGTCATGCTGGCAATGCCGGTGAGATGCTGCACCGTATTCAACGCGCTGCGCTCTGCGGTGAGCATAGCGCGGCCCTTGCCCTTCAGGCGCATGATATCGGTGCCGGCTTCCACCGCTTCGCCTTCCTGCGCGAGGATTTCAATCTCTACATCCGGATCGAGCGACTGGAAAAACGCTTCAGCAATTGGCAGCCCCGCGATGACGGCATTGTGGCGACTGTCCATCACACCGGTGAAGATGGCATCTTCAGGGATCACAGCCTCCGAGGTGACATCGCGACCAGTGGGACCGAGATCTTCAGCTAGGGTGGAAGCAACGAAAGCATCAAGGTCAAAGCGGTCTAGGGTGAAGGTCATTTGTTAGCTCCAATACGCTTCCAGCTCGAGATCGAGCGCAGATTGACCAGCATCGTGATCATCTTGGTCATACCAGCAAAACCCTCCTCCACGCTTTCGTGGAAAAAATGGAATTTGCTTCACTTCTCTTAGGTGCATCCGCGCATCTGATTTCTGAAGACTTTCGAGACTGTGATGCCTTTTGATCTCGCCGTTGATCTCACTTACAGCTTCGGACTCAGCACTTTCTGCATTCAATGTCCTTACAAAACGGGTCGTGTAGAATCCTGAACGGCCATCAGTGTTAGGTATGTTAGTACCCTGGATCAGAACCATAAACTTAGGCACCGAAGCTTCTAATCTTCATGCGCCAGATCAGACGGCCCCAGATCACCCTGCCCAACTGTTGCGCTGGCCATTTCCATCATCTTGTCGATCGATTTGCGAGCCTGCAGCCGCAGTTTCTCGTCCATCTCGATGCGCGGCTCCAGATCGCGCAGCGCGACATAGAGTTTCTCCATCGTGTTGAGCGCCATATAGGGGCAGATATTGCAATTGCAGTTGCCGTCAGCGCCGGGCGCGCCGATGAAATTCTTTTCCGGCACCGCTTTTTCCATCTGGTGGATGATATGCGGCTCGGTTGCGATGATGATCGTATCGCCTTCAAATTCCTTGGCATATTTCAGGATTGCGCTGGTCGAGCCGACCATATCCGCATGGTCCAATATATAGGCCGGACATTCGGGATGCGCGGCCACCGGCGCATCAGGATGCTGGGTTTGCAGCTTCAGCAGCTCGGTCTCGCTAAACGCCTCATGGACGATACAGACACCGGGCCACAGCAGCATGTCGCGTCCGGTCTTCTTGGCAATATAACCACCAAGATGTTTGTCCGGGCCAAAGATGATCTTCTGATCCTTTGGAATTTGCGAGAGAATATGTTCGGCAGACGAGCTCGTGACGATAATGTCGGACAGCGCCTTCACCTCGGCTGAGCAGTTAATATAGGTCAGTGCGATATGGTCGGGATGTTCGTCGCGAAACGCTTTGAACTTATCCGGCGGACAACTGTCTTCGAGACTGCATCCCGCATCCATGTCGGGCAGCACTACAATCTTCTCTGGCGAAAGGATTTTCGCCGTTTCTGCCATGAACTTCACGCCACAAAAGGCAATCACGTCGGCATCGGTTTCCGCCGCCTTGCGCGAGAGTTCGAGGCTGTCACCGACAAAATCGGCAATATCCTGTATCTCTGGTTTCTGGTAATAATGCGCCAGGATGATCGCGTTACGCTCTTTGCGCAGGCGATGAATTTCCTCGATCACATCCACTCCGGCCAAGCTGCCGCCAATTCCGCCACGTGCGTCCATTGTCTTTTCCTTTAAGTAACTTACCGCCGCTATGCCACGAGGCAGCGGCGAAGATCAATCATCGATGCGGAATTTCATGATCCGTGCTGTCACGGCTTGGTCCGCTTCCATTCCTCCAATGATATAGTGATCATTACCCGACTTTACGAGAGCGCGATGGTCCATGCTGGGTTCGGCCAATTTGCCCAGTTCTGTCCACTGATCCATCTTCAGATCATAGCCAAATATTCGATCCGTCGGGTTGGCAGGCATACCGTCATAGCCGATGCCATCATAGTTATACGGATTGCCACCACCACCGGCAAACAGGATCAGGCCGCGATCATTGTCGCCCATGGCCGCCATTCGATATTGCGGTCCGCCGGGATGCGCATCGATCGCACGCCAGGTGATCTTTGTGGGATCGTCCGGGTCGATATCACCGCGCCAAGAAAAGGGGGCCGCGACAAATTTGCGCTTGCCATCGACCAGTCCGGCAACTGCGACACCATCGGTGATAATCATGCTGTTATTTGCCAATCCGCCCGCATGACCAAATACCGGCTTGCCGGGAAATTCGGTCGCCATGCTCCAACTGTCAGATTGCGTGTCATAGAGCTGAACCAGACTGACATTGCCCTCATCATGCCAGCCGGAAACCAGATAGATATACCGCCCGCGATAGGGAAGTACCACCATATCATCGACCGGCGTCGGCATATCGGCAAGGCGTTTATATTCCTGCGTCTGGGGATCAAAGGCAAAGACTTCAGGCGTGGATACTTCGTCACCATCCTCTGCCACGGTATAGCCGCCAAACAGATAGATTGTGTCTGCCACTGTCACCGCTGAACTGGCCAATCGGCCCTCATTTACAGGTACAGAGGCAATTTCTTCGCAATCCTTAATGCTGATAATACAGGCGAAAGCAGCATTGCTGGCATCCTTCCAGCTTTTACCCGATTTCAGACCATTGAAACTATACAGTGTCGGCCCATCAGGCCCCTCGGCCGCCGCCACTGCATTGTTGCTGATCGGGATAGGCAGTTCAAATTCGGCCGCCGATGAAAACGGTTGTGTTGCTCGTGGTTCGGAAGGCCCTTGCCCACAAGCGCTTACGATCAGAGCCATACACAAAACGGTGGCCTTTCTGCAAAAATTCATCACTCCGTCCCCTGTTTATCTTTGTCTGCAAGCACGTCCCGGATCGACCGGGATACATCCCAGCGATCTGTATTAGCCGCACCCCGCTCAAAATCAAAAAAGGCATCCACTTTTGCATCCAGTCCGGCAGCACGCAGTGGTAGCACGAAGCTGCTCTCCACCGCCCGCCGTGCGGCATCGCGCGCTAATCGCACCTGTAACGGATTTTCGGCTTGCTTGGCCAGTTCCGCCACACCCTTTTTGCGATTGGCCTGATCCAGCGTCTTTTCGGCATCGGTCAGCGCCATCAAAATTCCGCCATCATCATAGCTTTGGATGCGGTCAATCTGCACCTCTGGCCGCGCAATCTCAATCGGTGGCATTTCCACCGACAGGGTATTGGTCGTTTCATCCCAGCGGACGTTTTCGGCATCCAGCTTGGCCAGATCAACTTCATAGCGCACCGATCCCGGCATGATCAGCGTCTTGCGGGCCGAAAGGCCCAAGCGGTTCACCGTGGTCGTGACCGTAGCATTATAGCTGGCCGAGAAAACCGTCAGCCGATTCTGCTCGCGCAGACCGTCGAGACTCGCGCTAGCAATCGAAACCGGATCGGGCGTGAAGCCGGTTTCAAGC
Proteins encoded in this region:
- the nadC gene encoding carboxylating nicotinate-nucleotide diphosphorylase, producing the protein MTFTLDRFDLDAFVASTLAEDLGPTGRDVTSEAVIPEDAIFTGVMDSRHNAVIAGLPIAEAFFQSLDPDVEIEILAQEGEAVEAGTDIMRLKGKGRAMLTAERSALNTVQHLTGIASMTNEYVRRIVGTGCTLLDTRKTIPGLRVLEKYATRMGGAQNHRMGLWDAAMIKDNHVAVAGDISEAVKRAVDADIERIIVEVDRVDQIEPALAAGATHLLLDNMDPATLRGAVTLIGGRVVTEASGGVTLETIFDKADTGVDFISVGRLTQSAPAADIGLDFAQV
- the nadA gene encoding quinolinate synthase NadA, whose amino-acid sequence is MDARGGIGGSLAGVDVIEEIHRLRKERNAIILAHYYQKPEIQDIADFVGDSLELSRKAAETDADVIAFCGVKFMAETAKILSPEKIVVLPDMDAGCSLEDSCPPDKFKAFRDEHPDHIALTYINCSAEVKALSDIIVTSSSAEHILSQIPKDQKIIFGPDKHLGGYIAKKTGRDMLLWPGVCIVHEAFSETELLKLQTQHPDAPVAAHPECPAYILDHADMVGSTSAILKYAKEFEGDTIIIATEPHIIHQMEKAVPEKNFIGAPGADGNCNCNICPYMALNTMEKLYVALRDLEPRIEMDEKLRLQARKSIDKMMEMASATVGQGDLGPSDLAHED
- a CDS encoding kelch repeat-containing protein; the encoded protein is MNFCRKATVLCMALIVSACGQGPSEPRATQPFSSAAEFELPIPISNNAVAAAEGPDGPTLYSFNGLKSGKSWKDASNAAFACIISIKDCEEIASVPVNEGRLASSAVTVADTIYLFGGYTVAEDGDEVSTPEVFAFDPQTQEYKRLADMPTPVDDMVVLPYRGRYIYLVSGWHDEGNVSLVQLYDTQSDSWSMATEFPGKPVFGHAGGLANNSMIITDGVAVAGLVDGKRKFVAAPFSWRGDIDPDDPTKITWRAIDAHPGGPQYRMAAMGDNDRGLILFAGGGGNPYNYDGIGYDGMPANPTDRIFGYDLKMDQWTELGKLAEPSMDHRALVKSGNDHYIIGGMEADQAVTARIMKFRIDD
- a CDS encoding DUF4230 domain-containing protein, coding for MNRRFAIPLAIMAGVLAILGALSWLLLSKLETGFTPDPVSIASASLDGLREQNRLTVFSASYNATVTTTVNRLGLSARKTLIMPGSVRYEVDLAKLDAENVRWDETTNTLSVEMPPIEIARPEVQIDRIQSYDDGGILMALTDAEKTLDQANRKKGVAELAKQAENPLQVRLARDAARRAVESSFVLPLRAAGLDAKVDAFFDFERGAANTDRWDVSRSIRDVLADKDKQGTE